AGGCCAGCCGCTTCATCCCATCTATGCTCTCAGACCAGCGATGTGATCACCGCGATCGACGGGACGTCGATGACGAACGCATCGCAGTGTGAGCGCCGCGACCGGCGCGAAGAACCCAGGCGACCAGCGAGGCTCACGTACCTGAGCGACGGGAAGGCGAAGACGGCGACCGTGACGCTGGGGACGAGGCCGTCGTAGCCTTCAGTCTTTCCTGATACGGAAGGAGTGAACGGCATGCTGGCTGCTCGAGTGACCGCGCCGAACCGGCTCGAGATCGCGCAGATCGACGATCCGACCCCGGGACCCGGCGGCGCGCTGATCCGCGTCCACGCGGCCGCGATCACCCGCGACGAGCTGACGTGGCCGCTCGACCGGCTGCCGGCGATTCCGTCGTACGAGATCTCGGGCACGGTTGCCGCCCTCGGACCGGGTGCGAACGGCCTAGCGGTAGACGACGAGGTGTTCGCGCTGACGCCCTTCGACCGGGACGGCGGCGCCGCCGAGTACGCGGTCGTGCCGTCGGCGGTCGTGGCGTCGAAGCCGAAGACGCTCGACCACATCCAGAGCGCGGCGATCCCCCTCGCCGGCCTCAGCGCGTGGCAGGCGCTCTTCGACCACGGCGGTCTGCAGCGCGGTGAGCGCGTGATCGTCACCGGCGCCCGCGGCGGCGTCGGCCACTTCGCCGTGCAGCTCGCGCGCTGGGCGGGCGCGGAGGTCGTCGACGGCGGAGAGGCCGACCTCGTCTTCGACACCACCGGCCCCGCAGCACTCACAGGGATCCGGGCCGGCCGCATCGTCTCCGTCGCCAAGGAGGCACCCGGCGTCACCTACTTCATCGTCGAGCCGAACCGCGACCAGCTCGTCGAGCTCGCACGGCTCGCCGACGAAGGCGCAATCCGGCCGGAGATCGACTCCGTGTTCCCGCTCGCCGATGCGCGAGCGGCGTTCGACCGCGTGGCTGAGCGGGGCAAGCGTGGCAAGGTCGTGCTCCGCGTCGCCGGCAGCTAGGCGACCACGCGGTACACTTGGAGGACGCGGCGGTTAGGGTGAGCCGATGAGCGACGGTCGCCGACCCCCTTGACAGGTCGCCCGGCAGGACCGATTCTCCCCCCGGACCACCTCGGCGTGGACCGGGACCCAACCCACATCAGCGCGGAGGATCCACGATGGGCGCACTCTCTCGTCGCGACGTCTTGACCCTGGCCGGTGCCGTGGCCGGCCTCGGCTTTCCCGCCGTGCTCCGGGCCCAGGCCCGAGAGATCCCGATGCTGGGCCTCTGGTCCTTCACAGGCGCCTTCTCCGACGTCGGGCCGGTCCTCGACCGGGGGATGAAGCTGGCCCTGGACGAGCGCGGCATGAAGATCCAGGGCAAGTCCATCAAGTACATCACCCGCGACGACGAGACCAAGGCGGGAAGCGCCACCCGACGGGCCGAGGAAGCCGTCGACTCCGAGGGGGTGAAGTACATCATCGGCCCCTGGTCGTCCGGCGTCGCCCTGGCCGTCTCCGAGGTGGCCAAGCGGAAGAAGGTCTTCCACTACTTCAGTGGGGGCACGGAGGACATCTCGGGCGCGCGCTGCCACCGCTACTCCTTCCAGTGGGCGGCGAGCCCGTACACCGCGGCCAAGACCGTGGTGGACACCTTCATGCAGGCCAATCCCAAGGCCAAGCGCTGGCATCTCCTCGTGGCGGACTACGCCTTCGGCTGGTCGGTGGAGAAGTACGTCAAGGAGGTGG
This window of the Candidatus Methylomirabilota bacterium genome carries:
- a CDS encoding NADP-dependent oxidoreductase yields the protein MLAARVTAPNRLEIAQIDDPTPGPGGALIRVHAAAITRDELTWPLDRLPAIPSYEISGTVAALGPGANGLAVDDEVFALTPFDRDGGAAEYAVVPSAVVASKPKTLDHIQSAAIPLAGLSAWQALFDHGGLQRGERVIVTGARGGVGHFAVQLARWAGAEVVDGGEADLVFDTTGPAALTGIRAGRIVSVAKEAPGVTYFIVEPNRDQLVELARLADEGAIRPEIDSVFPLADARAAFDRVAERGKRGKVVLRVAGS